GTTTTACAGTTATCAGGGCAAGCCGGTTGGCGAATCCTACCATCTTGGCTTTGACCTTGCGTCCATACGCAACGCCGAAGTGCCCGCCGCCAACAGCGGACGGGTCATTTTCAGCGGCGAGCTTGGCATCTATGGCAATATTGTAGTGGTTGATCATGGTCTGGGGCTTATGTCCCTCTACTCCCACCTCAATGATTCTGCGGTCAGGGCTGGCGACGTGGTGCAGAAGGGGCAGCTCCTCGGCCATACTGGCACCACTGGCCTAGCGTTTGGCGACCACCTGCACTTTGGAATGATGGTGGGTGGTGTTGAAGTCACGCCTCTGGAATGGCTCGACGCCAAGTGGATACGCGACAATATCACCGACAGACTTGATGCCTCAATGGCTCAGCAATAACCCACCACCAGCAATGCGCCGTGCCCATTTTTCAGCCAAGCAGCGATTGAAAAATGGGCACGCGCCTCTTTTTTTGTAAAGTGGGGCTTGTCTTTGACGCCCCTTGCAGTATATCCTGAATCTATAGCTGGAAAATATTTCGCTTTTCCGTTAAACAGGAATCATTCTTCGATGAAAGGCGATATCTTGTCTCTTCCACAAACACACAGAAATGTGAGGACTTATTTGTGTCTCCACATCCTGCGGCCTTTCTTGGTCTGGACATAGGCTCCACCACTGTCAAGCTGGCGCTTCTTGATACCGAGGGCATGGTTATTGAAACTATGTACCGTCGTCATGGAACCGCCGTTCGCGCCACGTTATCCGCTCTTTTGGATGAACTGGCACAAAAATATCCTCTTTTGCCAGTGCGTTGCGCCATCACCGGTTCGGGTGCGCTGGATCTTGGTCAGGCCCTGTCTTTGCCCTTTGAACAGGAACTGCTGGCCACGGCCCGCGCGGTATCGGCAGCGGCTCCGCAAACCAGCGTTGCTGTCGAGCTCGGCGGCGAAGACGCCAAACTGTTGTACCTCGGGCAGGATGTGGAACTGCGCATGAACGAATCCTGCGCGGGAGGAACCGGAGCCTTTATCGACCAGATGGCCCGTCTGCTCAGCACCGATGCTCAAGGGCTCAATGAACTGGCCGCACAGCATACCACTCTTTACCCCATTGCTTCA
This DNA window, taken from Desulfovibrio sp. 86, encodes the following:
- a CDS encoding M23 family metallopeptidase, with amino-acid sequence FYSYQGKPVGESYHLGFDLASIRNAEVPAANSGRVIFSGELGIYGNIVVVDHGLGLMSLYSHLNDSAVRAGDVVQKGQLLGHTGTTGLAFGDHLHFGMMVGGVEVTPLEWLDAKWIRDNITDRLDASMAQQ